One window of the Arthrobacter sp. zg-Y919 genome contains the following:
- the rpsF gene encoding 30S ribosomal protein S6, which yields MRAYELMVIIDPEVEERTVEPSLDKFLNVVRNDGGTIDKVDIWGRRRLAYEIQKKTEGIYAVVNFTGTPAAAAELDRQLSLNETIMRTKIIRPEEQKISKKDAKKAAKAEAAKVSAE from the coding sequence ATGCGTGCTTATGAACTGATGGTAATCATCGACCCCGAGGTCGAAGAGCGTACCGTCGAGCCTTCGCTCGACAAGTTCCTCAATGTTGTCCGCAACGATGGTGGAACCATCGACAAGGTAGACATCTGGGGCCGTCGTCGACTGGCCTACGAAATCCAGAAAAAGACTGAAGGCATCTACGCGGTGGTTAACTTCACCGGTACGCCTGCAGCAGCAGCCGAGCTTGATCGCCAGCTGAGCCTGAACGAGACCATCATGCGCACCAAGATCATCCGCCCGGAAGAGCAGAAGATCTCCAAGAAGGATGCCAAGAAGGCCGCTAAGGCTGAAGCTGCAAAGGTTTCCGCAGAGTAA
- a CDS encoding M18 family aminopeptidase has translation MSNALAHVKDLGAFVGASPSSFHAAREGARRLTEAGFTEVLETGDFPRSPGKFFVVRDGAFIAWVTPEAAGPATGFSILGTHTDSPSFKLKPRPTTGRLGWLQAGVEVYGGPLLNSWLDRELQLAGRMVTLDGEEHLVETGPLMRFPQLAIHLDRAVNEGLKLDKQQHMNPVWGLGDPSTSDLMELLAAKAGLAPEEIGGYDIVAADTQAPQVFGAEGEFFASGRLDNLSSVHAGVVALIAADVAPAAPVAVLAAFDHEEVGSGSRSGAAGPFLEDVLLRIGDGLGATTADRARALAASFCISADVGHAVHPNYAERHDPANHPVLNGGPLLKINANQRYTTDAPGMARWARLCAAAGVPYQEFVSHNSVPCGSTIGPLTATRLGIRTVDVGIPVLSMHSAREMAGVQDPQRLAAVAELFFAGGGA, from the coding sequence ATGTCGAACGCATTGGCCCACGTAAAAGATCTCGGCGCGTTTGTCGGCGCCTCACCCTCCAGCTTCCATGCGGCGCGCGAAGGGGCGCGCCGCCTCACGGAGGCAGGATTCACCGAAGTACTCGAAACCGGTGACTTCCCCCGGTCGCCCGGAAAGTTCTTCGTGGTCCGCGACGGGGCGTTCATCGCCTGGGTCACCCCGGAGGCCGCAGGCCCGGCCACTGGTTTCTCGATCCTCGGCACCCACACCGATTCGCCGTCCTTCAAACTCAAGCCCCGTCCCACCACCGGCCGGCTCGGCTGGCTCCAGGCCGGAGTGGAGGTGTACGGCGGACCGCTGCTGAACTCGTGGCTGGACCGGGAGCTGCAGCTGGCCGGGCGGATGGTCACCCTGGACGGCGAAGAACACCTCGTGGAAACCGGTCCCCTGATGCGGTTCCCGCAGCTGGCCATCCACCTCGACCGGGCCGTGAATGAGGGCCTGAAGCTGGACAAGCAGCAGCATATGAACCCGGTCTGGGGACTGGGCGATCCCTCCACTTCGGACCTGATGGAACTGCTGGCCGCGAAGGCGGGCCTGGCACCGGAGGAAATCGGCGGGTACGACATCGTTGCCGCCGACACCCAGGCACCCCAGGTCTTCGGCGCCGAGGGTGAGTTCTTTGCCTCCGGCCGGCTGGATAATCTCTCCTCCGTCCACGCCGGCGTCGTCGCGCTCATCGCGGCCGACGTTGCGCCGGCGGCACCGGTTGCCGTCCTCGCCGCGTTCGACCACGAAGAGGTGGGCAGCGGCAGCCGGTCCGGAGCGGCCGGACCGTTCCTTGAGGATGTCCTGCTGCGGATCGGCGACGGCCTCGGTGCGACGACGGCGGACCGTGCCCGGGCACTGGCCGCCTCCTTCTGTATTTCCGCCGACGTCGGCCATGCCGTCCACCCCAACTACGCGGAACGCCACGACCCCGCCAACCACCCGGTGCTCAACGGCGGCCCGCTGCTGAAGATCAATGCCAACCAGCGGTACACCACCGATGCGCCCGGCATGGCCCGGTGGGCGCGTCTCTGCGCCGCTGCCGGGGTGCCGTACCAGGAGTTCGTCTCCCACAATTCGGTTCCCTGCGGCTCCACCATCGGCCCCCTGACGGCCACCCGGCTGGGCATCCGGACAGTGGATGTCGGGATACCCGTGCTGTCCATGCACTCGGCCCGGGAAATGGCGGGTGTGCAGGATCCCCAGCGCCTGGCCGCCGTGGCCGAGCTGTTCTTCGCGGGCGGAGGGGCCTGA
- a CDS encoding ABC transporter permease → MSTATSSKPSTSPVPRTGSGVTFPRILKSEWIKVTTVPSTVILLAITVVVMVGLAALAAWQTVVVLDMINSASTPEEAMAFGDPQMYRDLVPELPSSGIFFGQLLIASLAVVLIASEWGTGMIRSTFSAVPKRIPALLAKNLIIAVISFIVGAGAAFVSFLVVQPILAGEDLTLSLDDDGVLASILNTGTCLALIAVFSMAIGTLLRNTAGGVVTAIGIIFVLPMVVSIVEGIADWIPDAARFLPSNAGTQLVLAGPAAEGALTQLQGGLVLAAWAAVLLIISLIVTKRRDV, encoded by the coding sequence GTGAGTACCGCAACATCCTCCAAACCCTCCACCTCGCCCGTGCCCCGCACCGGCTCCGGAGTGACCTTTCCGCGGATCCTGAAATCCGAATGGATCAAGGTCACCACGGTGCCCTCCACCGTGATCCTCCTGGCCATCACCGTGGTGGTGATGGTCGGGCTGGCCGCGCTGGCAGCCTGGCAGACCGTCGTCGTACTGGACATGATCAATTCGGCGTCCACGCCGGAGGAAGCCATGGCCTTCGGCGACCCGCAGATGTACCGCGACCTGGTGCCCGAACTGCCCTCCAGCGGCATCTTCTTCGGACAGCTCCTCATCGCCTCCCTCGCCGTGGTGCTGATCGCCTCCGAATGGGGGACCGGAATGATCCGTTCCACCTTCAGCGCCGTTCCGAAGCGGATCCCGGCGCTGCTGGCCAAGAACCTCATCATCGCCGTGATCTCCTTCATCGTCGGCGCCGGGGCAGCCTTTGTCTCCTTCCTGGTGGTGCAGCCGATCCTGGCCGGTGAGGACCTGACCCTGTCCCTGGACGACGACGGAGTGCTCGCCAGCATCCTCAACACCGGCACCTGCCTGGCCCTGATCGCGGTGTTCTCCATGGCGATCGGAACGCTGCTGCGCAACACCGCCGGGGGAGTGGTCACCGCTATCGGGATCATCTTCGTCCTGCCGATGGTTGTCAGCATCGTCGAGGGGATTGCTGACTGGATTCCCGACGCCGCCCGGTTCCTGCCGAGCAACGCCGGGACCCAGCTGGTCCTGGCCGGCCCCGCTGCCGAAGGCGCCCTGACCCAGCTTCAGGGCGGCCTGGTCCTCGCGGCCTGGGCCGCGGTACTGCTGATCATCTCCCTCATCGTCACCAAGCGCCGCGACGTCTAG
- a CDS encoding ABC transporter ATP-binding protein: MIEAYGLSKRYGDKTAVDDVSFTVQPGKVTGFLGPNGAGKSTTMRMIVGLDNPTSGRVLVNGQPYSRHKAPLREVGALLDAKAVHTKRSAYNHLRAMAATHGIPTKRVNEVIELTGLAPVAKKRVGGFSLGMGQRLGIAVALLGDPHTVILDEPVNGLDPEGVLWVRHLARGLASEGRTVFLSSHLMSEMAQTADHLIVIGRGRIIADAPIDEIIAGRDKVRTLVRTDNPHELLQAVAGSNLSGAVTGVEKEPGLLEFTGVDPRAIAEAALARQILVYELTPQQVSLEDAYMELTRDDVEYRSQDLPQELVPAGSTKGN; encoded by the coding sequence ATGATCGAGGCATATGGCCTTTCGAAGCGCTATGGCGATAAAACCGCCGTGGACGACGTTTCCTTTACCGTCCAACCGGGCAAGGTGACCGGGTTCCTCGGCCCCAACGGCGCCGGGAAATCCACCACCATGCGCATGATCGTGGGTTTGGATAATCCGACCTCCGGCCGCGTGCTGGTTAACGGCCAGCCCTATTCGCGGCACAAGGCCCCGCTGCGCGAGGTTGGTGCGTTGCTCGACGCGAAGGCCGTGCACACCAAGCGCAGTGCCTACAACCATCTGCGGGCCATGGCAGCCACCCACGGCATTCCCACCAAGCGGGTCAACGAGGTCATTGAACTGACCGGGCTGGCTCCCGTGGCGAAGAAGCGGGTGGGCGGCTTCTCCCTCGGCATGGGCCAGCGGCTGGGCATTGCCGTGGCGCTGCTGGGCGACCCGCACACCGTGATCCTGGACGAGCCGGTGAACGGCCTCGACCCCGAAGGTGTCCTCTGGGTCCGCCACCTGGCCCGCGGCCTCGCTTCCGAAGGCCGCACCGTGTTCCTTTCCTCGCACCTGATGAGCGAAATGGCCCAGACGGCGGACCACCTGATCGTGATCGGCCGCGGCCGGATCATTGCCGACGCGCCGATCGATGAAATCATCGCCGGCCGGGACAAGGTACGGACACTCGTCCGCACCGACAACCCGCACGAACTCCTGCAGGCGGTGGCCGGGTCGAACCTTTCCGGGGCCGTCACCGGCGTCGAAAAGGAACCCGGGCTGCTGGAATTCACCGGCGTCGACCCCCGGGCCATTGCCGAAGCCGCCCTCGCCCGGCAGATCCTGGTCTACGAGCTGACACCCCAGCAGGTGTCCCTCGAGGACGCCTACATGGAGCTGACCCGCGACGACGTCGAATACAGGTCCCAGGACCTGCCGCAGGAACTGGTTCCTGCGGGAAGCACGAAGGGGAACTAA
- a CDS encoding ATP-binding cassette domain-containing protein: protein MIEARNLAKVFGGKTAVDGITFTVQPGKVTGFLGPNGAGKSTTMRMIMGLDHPSAGTVVVNGAPYASHKAPLREVGALLEAKAVHPRRTAYNHLRALAATHGIPNARINQVIELTGLGAVAKKRVGSFSMGMGQRLGIAAALLGDPRTLIFDEPVNGLDPEGVQWVRHLARGLAAEGRTVFISSHLMSEMAVTADHLIVIGRGRILADAPMDQVLAGSSRERILVRTDDADALAAALGSDGVEIRRPAAGRLEVLGVSARGIAETALAQRILVTELTPQQTSLEDAYMELTRGEVEYRSQGVGQDGQGSP, encoded by the coding sequence ATGATTGAGGCCCGAAACCTCGCGAAGGTGTTCGGTGGCAAGACCGCCGTCGACGGCATTACCTTTACGGTCCAGCCGGGCAAGGTCACCGGGTTCCTGGGACCCAACGGCGCCGGCAAGTCCACCACCATGCGCATGATCATGGGCCTGGACCATCCCTCCGCCGGCACCGTGGTGGTCAATGGGGCGCCGTACGCCAGCCATAAGGCGCCCCTGCGGGAAGTGGGCGCCCTGCTGGAGGCCAAGGCCGTCCATCCCCGGCGGACCGCCTACAACCACCTGCGTGCGCTCGCCGCCACCCACGGCATCCCCAACGCGCGCATTAACCAGGTCATCGAATTGACCGGCCTGGGTGCGGTGGCGAAAAAGCGTGTGGGGAGTTTCTCCATGGGCATGGGCCAGCGGCTGGGCATCGCTGCGGCCCTGCTGGGGGATCCCAGGACGTTGATCTTTGACGAACCGGTCAACGGCCTGGACCCGGAGGGTGTGCAGTGGGTACGCCACCTGGCACGCGGTCTCGCCGCAGAGGGGCGAACGGTGTTTATCTCCTCGCACCTGATGAGCGAGATGGCCGTTACCGCTGACCATCTGATTGTGATTGGCCGGGGGAGGATCCTGGCGGACGCACCCATGGACCAGGTACTTGCCGGCAGCAGCCGGGAACGCATCCTGGTGCGCACCGACGACGCCGACGCCCTCGCCGCGGCCCTTGGCTCAGACGGTGTGGAGATCCGCCGGCCGGCAGCGGGGCGGCTCGAAGTCCTCGGCGTATCCGCACGTGGCATTGCCGAGACCGCGCTGGCGCAGCGGATCCTGGTTACTGAACTGACCCCGCAGCAGACATCGCTTGAGGACGCGTACATGGAGCTGACGCGCGGTGAGGTCGAATACCGGTCGCAGGGCGTCGGGCAGGACGGTCAGGGAAGCCCCTGA
- a CDS encoding ABC transporter permease, with translation MSAAVSATGIRTSSPSLPARWAGDGWTVTKRNLIKIKRSPDMIIFAVLQPIMFVLLFSQVYGGSIAVAGTDYTQFLMAGIFAQTVVFGSTFSGSAMAQDLKEGIIDRFRTLPMSPSAVLIGRTNADLALNGISMLIMMGTGLLVGWRVDSTPARFLAALALLLLFSYAFSWVMALLGMTVRSPETINNASFMILFPITFISNAFVQSSNLPGPLQTFADWNPVSALVQAVRELFGNLGSAPVPDTWPMQNAVATVLIGSAVMLVVFVPLAVRKFESISSR, from the coding sequence ATGAGCGCGGCAGTATCAGCAACCGGTATCCGGACCAGCTCGCCGAGCCTTCCGGCCCGGTGGGCCGGTGACGGCTGGACGGTCACCAAGCGCAACCTCATCAAAATCAAGCGCTCACCGGACATGATCATTTTCGCCGTGCTGCAGCCGATCATGTTCGTGCTGCTGTTCAGCCAGGTCTACGGCGGATCCATTGCGGTGGCAGGCACCGACTACACCCAGTTCCTGATGGCGGGAATCTTCGCCCAGACGGTGGTTTTCGGATCCACCTTCTCCGGCTCCGCCATGGCACAGGACCTGAAGGAGGGCATCATCGACCGGTTCCGGACGCTGCCGATGAGCCCCTCCGCGGTGCTGATCGGCCGGACCAACGCCGACCTGGCGCTGAACGGGATTTCCATGCTCATCATGATGGGCACCGGACTGCTGGTGGGCTGGCGGGTGGACAGCACCCCCGCACGGTTCCTGGCCGCCCTTGCACTGCTGCTGCTCTTCTCCTATGCGTTCAGCTGGGTCATGGCCCTATTGGGGATGACGGTGCGTTCGCCTGAGACCATCAACAACGCATCCTTCATGATCCTGTTTCCCATCACCTTCATTTCCAATGCGTTTGTGCAGAGCTCCAACCTCCCCGGACCGCTGCAGACCTTTGCGGACTGGAACCCGGTGTCGGCACTCGTGCAGGCCGTACGCGAGCTGTTCGGCAACCTCGGCAGCGCGCCCGTCCCGGACACCTGGCCGATGCAGAACGCCGTTGCCACGGTGCTGATCGGCTCGGCCGTGATGCTCGTGGTCTTTGTTCCGCTGGCGGTGCGCAAGTTCGAGTCGATCAGCTCCCGGTAG
- a CDS encoding ATP-binding cassette domain-containing protein: protein MSFSPQSSTSTPLISAEGLTKVYSSKSGPVHALDGLDIAVPEGTVTALLGPNGAGKTTAVKVLTTLIRPDSGTAVIDGINVLGDPKAVRRVIGVSGQYSAVDENLTGIENLDMVGHLYHLPARRAKERAVELIDMFELSDAGNRPVKGYSGGMRRRLDLAGALVNQPRVLFLDEPTTGLDPRSRIALWGVITDLVARGTTLLLTTQYLEEADQLADKVAVIDEGKVIAEGTSDDLKAQIGGHRVAVALHRQEDADEALSILGRHGSGDPHLSGDGRTLEVAVVDGPAALQRILSELEAGSIELHDAGIRRPTLDDVFLQLTGKPAEEDAETEKEEAHR, encoded by the coding sequence ATGTCCTTTTCACCACAGTCGTCAACTTCCACGCCGTTGATCTCTGCCGAGGGTCTGACCAAGGTCTACTCCTCGAAATCCGGTCCCGTGCATGCCCTGGACGGACTGGACATCGCTGTCCCTGAAGGAACAGTGACCGCTTTGCTGGGCCCGAACGGTGCCGGGAAAACCACCGCCGTCAAGGTCCTCACCACCCTGATCCGGCCCGATTCGGGCACCGCCGTCATCGACGGCATCAACGTGCTCGGCGATCCCAAGGCAGTCCGGCGCGTCATTGGCGTGTCCGGCCAGTACTCCGCGGTGGATGAGAACCTCACCGGGATTGAGAACCTGGACATGGTGGGGCATTTGTACCACCTGCCTGCCCGGCGCGCGAAGGAACGGGCAGTCGAACTGATCGATATGTTCGAGCTCTCCGACGCCGGCAACCGGCCGGTCAAGGGCTACTCCGGCGGTATGCGCCGCCGTCTGGACCTCGCCGGCGCCCTGGTGAACCAACCCCGGGTCCTCTTCCTGGACGAACCCACGACCGGACTGGACCCGCGGTCCCGGATTGCGCTCTGGGGTGTCATCACCGACCTGGTGGCCCGTGGAACCACGCTGCTGCTGACCACCCAGTACCTGGAGGAAGCGGACCAGCTGGCAGACAAGGTGGCAGTGATCGACGAGGGGAAGGTTATTGCCGAGGGAACTTCGGATGACCTGAAGGCACAGATCGGCGGGCACCGGGTAGCGGTGGCCCTGCACCGCCAGGAGGACGCGGACGAAGCGCTGTCCATCCTGGGCAGGCATGGATCCGGGGATCCCCACCTTTCCGGCGACGGCAGGACACTCGAGGTCGCCGTCGTCGACGGTCCCGCAGCGCTCCAGCGCATCCTGTCCGAGCTCGAAGCCGGCAGCATCGAGCTGCACGACGCCGGCATCCGCCGCCCGACCCTGGACGACGTCTTCCTGCAGCTCACCGGCAAGCCGGCCGAAGAGGACGCCGAAACGGAGAAAGAGGAGGCACACCGATGA
- a CDS encoding MFS transporter, which translates to MEETSESALNKALIAVFVIFGLNGLVFASWAARIPAAAQDLGIGAAGVGLLLLFSAIGSVVALPLAGSVAQRIGTAGAVRAGGLTTSAASLAIAAGLNLGSIPLTGAGLLVFGVGIAGWDVAMNLEGADVERRVGRTVMPKFHGAFSGGAFVGAMIGAVLSAAGVSLSLHLLGILTLVCVAVLIVPRNFLQLPHPAAAGTGADASSKPSRFGAWREGRTVMIGVVVLGAALTEGAANDWVAKATVDGLGTSESTGAVMFGVFVAAMTLTRWFGARLIDRLGRVPALRICMSASLAGLLLFVFAPNLVLAAGGAVLWGIGAALGFPMGMSAAGEDPVHAAGRVSVVSTIGYMAFFVGPPVLGFLGESWGIRNALLVVGAAMLVSIVFAPAAAERKAVPESA; encoded by the coding sequence GTGGAGGAAACCAGCGAATCAGCCCTGAATAAAGCACTCATCGCCGTCTTCGTGATTTTCGGCCTCAACGGCCTGGTCTTCGCCAGCTGGGCGGCCCGGATTCCGGCCGCAGCGCAGGACCTGGGTATTGGTGCCGCCGGTGTCGGCCTGCTCCTGCTGTTCTCGGCCATTGGATCCGTCGTGGCGCTGCCGCTGGCCGGTTCGGTGGCCCAGCGGATCGGCACGGCCGGTGCCGTACGCGCAGGCGGCCTGACGACGTCGGCCGCTTCGCTCGCCATCGCCGCGGGCCTGAATCTCGGGTCGATTCCCCTGACCGGCGCGGGCCTGCTGGTGTTCGGGGTGGGGATTGCCGGCTGGGACGTTGCCATGAACCTGGAGGGTGCCGACGTGGAGCGCCGGGTGGGCCGGACGGTGATGCCCAAATTCCATGGCGCGTTCAGTGGCGGGGCGTTTGTGGGCGCCATGATTGGTGCCGTGCTGTCCGCCGCCGGCGTTTCGCTGTCCCTGCACCTGCTGGGCATCCTGACCCTGGTCTGCGTGGCGGTGCTGATCGTGCCGCGGAACTTCCTCCAGCTGCCGCACCCCGCAGCTGCCGGCACTGGCGCCGATGCGTCGTCAAAGCCGTCCCGGTTCGGTGCCTGGCGGGAGGGGCGCACGGTGATGATCGGCGTCGTCGTCCTGGGCGCCGCCCTCACCGAAGGTGCGGCCAATGACTGGGTGGCCAAGGCGACGGTGGATGGGCTGGGCACCAGCGAATCAACCGGAGCCGTGATGTTCGGGGTGTTCGTTGCCGCCATGACCCTCACCCGCTGGTTTGGTGCCCGCCTGATTGACCGGCTGGGACGCGTTCCGGCGCTGCGGATATGCATGAGCGCCTCCCTCGCCGGACTGCTGCTCTTCGTGTTCGCCCCGAACCTGGTGCTGGCCGCCGGAGGGGCCGTGCTGTGGGGGATCGGCGCGGCGCTGGGCTTTCCGATGGGAATGTCCGCCGCCGGAGAGGACCCCGTGCATGCCGCGGGCCGGGTCTCCGTGGTTTCCACCATTGGCTACATGGCCTTCTTCGTAGGCCCGCCGGTGCTCGGCTTCCTGGGCGAGAGCTGGGGGATCCGCAATGCGCTGCTGGTGGTGGGAGCCGCCATGCTGGTTTCGATTGTCTTTGCGCCGGCCGCCGCCGAACGGAAAGCCGTACCCGAATCGGCTTAA
- a CDS encoding ATP-binding cassette domain-containing protein, with amino-acid sequence MAHLDVSNIDYFLSDGRQLLNGVSFKVGDGHKTALIGPNGTGKTTLLRIIAEDLKPDEGTVSRSGNMGIMRQFVGQVRDDSTVRDLLVSAAPPALAAAAREVDAAELAMMEHDDEPTQMRYATAITEWGDVGGYEQETVWDEVTMAALGLPFDRAQYRRAATLSGGEQKRLVLEALFAGPDELLLLDEPDNYLDVPGKRWLEGKLAESRKSVLFVSHDRELLDNAATRIVTLEPGINGASAWIHGGSFSSYVKAREDRNARFEELRRRWDEEHLKLKELVNMYKNKAAFRSDMANRYHAAQTRLAKFLEAGPPEALPIEQNVKMRLRGGRTAKRAVVAQKLELTGLMKPFSTEIWFGDRVGVLGSNGSGKSHFLRLLALGGSDPDKEHEPVSEVEIAAVPHAGSVKLGARIRPGFFAQTMMRPDLADRTLLDILHRGDEHRSGLGREAAAGALDRYGLAASSEQKFESLSGGQQARMQILLLELSGATLLLLDEPTDNLDLHSAEALEKAIDAFEGTVLAVTHDRWFARSFDRFLVFGSDGRVYESETPVWDEKRVERVR; translated from the coding sequence GTGGCGCATCTCGACGTATCCAACATTGACTATTTCCTCTCCGACGGCCGGCAGCTGCTCAACGGCGTCAGCTTCAAGGTCGGCGACGGGCATAAAACGGCCCTGATCGGCCCCAACGGCACCGGGAAGACCACCCTGCTGCGGATCATCGCCGAGGATCTCAAACCTGACGAGGGCACCGTTTCCCGGTCCGGCAACATGGGCATCATGCGCCAGTTCGTCGGGCAGGTCCGTGATGACAGCACGGTCCGCGACCTGCTCGTTTCGGCCGCGCCGCCGGCCCTCGCTGCCGCGGCCCGCGAAGTGGACGCAGCCGAACTCGCCATGATGGAGCACGACGACGAGCCCACCCAGATGCGCTACGCCACCGCCATCACCGAATGGGGCGACGTCGGCGGCTACGAACAGGAAACCGTCTGGGATGAGGTGACCATGGCCGCGCTCGGACTGCCCTTCGACCGGGCGCAGTACCGCAGGGCCGCCACGCTTTCCGGCGGCGAGCAGAAACGGCTGGTCCTGGAGGCACTCTTCGCCGGGCCGGACGAGCTCCTGCTCCTGGACGAACCGGACAACTACCTGGACGTCCCCGGCAAACGCTGGCTCGAGGGAAAGCTGGCCGAGTCCAGGAAATCCGTGCTGTTTGTCAGCCACGACCGCGAACTGCTGGACAACGCCGCCACCCGGATCGTGACCCTGGAACCGGGCATCAACGGCGCCTCGGCCTGGATCCACGGCGGAAGCTTCAGCAGCTACGTCAAGGCCCGCGAGGACCGCAACGCCCGGTTCGAGGAACTGCGCCGGCGCTGGGACGAGGAGCATCTCAAGCTCAAGGAACTCGTCAACATGTACAAGAACAAGGCCGCGTTCCGCTCCGACATGGCCAACCGGTACCACGCGGCGCAGACCCGGCTGGCCAAATTCCTCGAGGCCGGACCGCCCGAAGCCCTTCCCATTGAGCAGAACGTCAAGATGCGGCTGCGCGGCGGGCGGACGGCCAAGCGTGCCGTCGTCGCACAGAAGCTGGAACTGACTGGGCTGATGAAGCCGTTCAGCACCGAGATCTGGTTCGGGGACCGGGTGGGGGTGCTTGGCTCCAACGGATCCGGAAAGTCCCATTTCCTGCGCCTGCTGGCCCTGGGCGGCAGCGACCCGGATAAGGAACACGAGCCCGTCTCGGAAGTGGAAATCGCGGCCGTGCCGCATGCCGGTTCGGTGAAACTGGGGGCACGGATCCGGCCGGGGTTCTTCGCGCAGACCATGATGCGCCCCGACCTCGCTGACCGGACCCTGCTGGACATCCTGCACCGCGGCGACGAACACCGGTCCGGGCTGGGCCGCGAAGCCGCCGCCGGAGCGCTGGACCGCTACGGCCTGGCCGCGTCCTCGGAACAGAAATTCGAGTCGCTTTCCGGCGGCCAGCAGGCACGCATGCAGATCCTGCTCCTGGAGCTCTCCGGCGCGACCCTGCTGCTGCTGGACGAGCCTACCGACAACCTGGACCTGCACTCGGCCGAGGCCCTGGAAAAGGCCATCGACGCTTTCGAAGGCACGGTCCTGGCCGTCACCCACGACCGCTGGTTTGCCCGCAGCTTCGACCGTTTCCTGGTGTTCGGTTCCGACGGCAGGGTTTACGAGTCCGAAACCCCGGTGTGGGACGAAAAACGCGTGGAGCGGGTCCGGTAG
- a CDS encoding putative quinol monooxygenase, giving the protein MIFITVKFLVKPEWTERWPELTAGFTAATRAEPGNLWFDWSRSLENPNEFVLVEAFKDDAAAAHVQSGHFQQAMKDMVPALVETPKIINTVIDGEEWSRMGELTVE; this is encoded by the coding sequence ATGATCTTCATTACCGTCAAGTTCCTCGTCAAGCCCGAGTGGACCGAGCGCTGGCCGGAACTGACCGCCGGCTTCACCGCCGCCACCCGCGCCGAGCCCGGCAACCTCTGGTTCGACTGGTCCCGCAGCCTGGAAAACCCGAACGAGTTTGTCCTCGTGGAGGCGTTCAAGGACGACGCCGCCGCCGCGCATGTCCAGAGCGGCCACTTCCAGCAGGCCATGAAGGACATGGTTCCGGCGCTGGTGGAAACCCCGAAGATCATCAACACCGTCATTGACGGCGAAGAATGGTCCCGGATGGGCGAGCTGACCGTCGAGTAG